The proteins below are encoded in one region of Pseudomonas entomophila L48:
- a CDS encoding DUF3015 domain-containing protein, translating into MKRILLGTLFAAVSINAMAEAPGGPNCGWGNMLFEGQRGTPAHFLASTTNGTSGNATFGMTSGTNGCSTKASLTYGGKSWFAMNGMMNELSEDMAKGQGEALTTYAVVLGVAPEDRAHFAAVTHEHFQQIFSSANVTAEAVHSNTLAVLKRDPQLAKYATEA; encoded by the coding sequence ATGAAACGGATTCTTCTGGGTACCCTGTTCGCCGCAGTCTCGATCAACGCCATGGCCGAAGCGCCGGGCGGCCCGAACTGCGGCTGGGGCAACATGCTGTTCGAGGGCCAGCGCGGTACACCGGCCCACTTCCTCGCCTCCACCACCAACGGCACTTCCGGCAACGCAACCTTCGGCATGACCTCGGGCACCAACGGCTGCTCGACCAAGGCCTCCCTCACCTACGGCGGCAAGTCCTGGTTCGCCATGAACGGCATGATGAACGAACTGTCCGAGGACATGGCCAAGGGCCAGGGCGAAGCCCTGACCACCTACGCCGTGGTCCTGGGCGTGGCACCTGAAGACCGCGCGCACTTCGCCGCCGTCACCCACGAGCACTTCCAGCAGATCTTCAGCAGCGCCAACGTGACGGCGGAAGCTGTCCACAGCAACACCCTGGCCGTGCTCAAGCGCGACCCACAACTGGCCAAGTACGCCACCGAGGCTTGA
- a CDS encoding Lon protease family protein, producing MPDPVASRLRLAPEALTRRFSAEQFAFSNTDDLEPFRGVLGQERAVEALQFGVAMPRPGYNVYVMGEPGTGRFSFVKRYLKAEGKRQHTPADWLYVNNFEDSREPRALELPAGSANEFISDMNGLIDNLLATFPAVFEHPSYQQKKSAIDRAFNQRYDRALDVIERASLEKDVALYRDSSNVAFTPMGDGKALDEAEFAQLPEEVRERFHEDIAELEERLNEELSSLPQWKRESNNQLRQLNEETITLALQPLLAPLSQKYAENAAVCAYLQSVQLNLLRTVVEQLVDDSKTDAVARKMLEEQYAPNLVVGHPLKGGAPVVFEPHPTYDNLFGRIEYSTDQGALYTSYRQLRAGALHRANGGFLILEAEKMLGEPFVWDALKRALQSRKLKMESPLGELGRVATVSLTPQMIPLNVKLVIIGSRQLYYALQDHDSDFQEMFRVLVDFDEDMPMVDENLEQFAQLLRTRTNEEGMAPLTSDAVARLATYSARLAENQSRLSARIGDLFQLVSEADFIRQLANETMTDAGHIERALKAKATRTGRVSQRVLDDMLAGIILIDTEGAAIGKCNGLTVLEVGDSAFGMPARISATVYPGGSGIVDIEREVNLGQPIHSKGVMILTGYLGSRYAQEFPLAISASIALEQSYGYVDGDSASLGEACTLISALSRTPLKQCFAITGSINQFGEVQAVGGVNEKIEGFFRLCEARGLTGEQGVIIPRANVATLMLDERVLQAVEAGQFHVYAVSQADEALSLLVGEEAGALDDKGEFAEGSVNARVVERLRVIAEMISEEEIKEAEKERLEEVIAQAKPA from the coding sequence ATGCCCGATCCTGTCGCCTCGCGCCTGCGTCTCGCGCCCGAAGCCCTGACCCGGCGTTTCTCCGCTGAACAGTTTGCCTTCTCCAACACTGACGATCTGGAGCCGTTTCGTGGTGTCCTGGGCCAGGAGCGTGCCGTAGAGGCCCTGCAGTTCGGCGTGGCGATGCCGCGCCCAGGTTACAACGTGTATGTGATGGGCGAGCCCGGCACTGGCCGGTTCTCGTTCGTGAAGCGTTATCTCAAGGCCGAAGGCAAGCGCCAGCACACGCCCGCCGACTGGCTTTACGTGAACAATTTCGAGGATTCCCGCGAGCCTCGCGCGCTGGAGTTGCCGGCCGGCAGCGCCAACGAGTTCATCAGCGACATGAACGGGCTGATCGACAACCTGCTGGCGACCTTCCCGGCGGTGTTCGAACACCCCTCCTACCAGCAGAAGAAGAGCGCCATCGACCGCGCCTTCAACCAGCGCTACGACCGTGCCCTGGATGTCATCGAGCGCGCCTCGCTGGAAAAGGACGTGGCCCTGTATCGCGACAGCAGCAACGTCGCCTTTACACCGATGGGCGACGGCAAGGCGCTGGACGAAGCCGAGTTCGCCCAATTGCCGGAGGAGGTGCGCGAGCGCTTCCATGAGGACATCGCCGAGCTCGAGGAGCGCTTGAACGAAGAGCTGTCGAGCCTGCCGCAATGGAAGCGTGAGTCTAACAATCAGCTGCGCCAGCTCAACGAAGAGACCATCACCCTGGCCTTGCAGCCCCTGCTGGCGCCGCTGTCGCAGAAGTACGCGGAAAACGCCGCAGTCTGCGCCTACTTGCAATCCGTGCAGTTGAACCTGCTGCGCACCGTGGTCGAGCAGTTGGTCGACGACAGCAAGACCGATGCCGTGGCGCGCAAGATGCTCGAGGAGCAATACGCCCCCAACCTGGTCGTCGGGCACCCTCTCAAGGGCGGCGCGCCGGTGGTGTTCGAACCGCACCCGACCTACGACAACCTGTTCGGCCGGATCGAATACAGCACCGACCAAGGCGCGCTGTACACCTCCTACCGCCAGCTGCGCGCGGGGGCGTTGCATCGTGCCAACGGCGGCTTCCTGATTCTCGAGGCCGAGAAGATGCTCGGCGAGCCGTTCGTCTGGGACGCCCTCAAGCGCGCCTTGCAGTCGCGCAAGCTGAAGATGGAGTCGCCGTTGGGCGAACTGGGCCGTGTCGCCACGGTCAGCCTCACGCCGCAGATGATTCCGCTCAACGTCAAGCTGGTGATTATCGGTTCGCGCCAGCTGTACTACGCGCTGCAGGACCACGATTCGGACTTCCAGGAGATGTTCCGGGTGCTGGTCGACTTCGACGAAGACATGCCCATGGTCGACGAGAACCTGGAGCAGTTCGCCCAACTGTTGCGCACCCGCACCAATGAAGAGGGCATGGCGCCGCTGACCAGCGACGCGGTGGCACGCCTGGCTACCTACAGCGCACGCCTGGCGGAGAACCAGTCGCGGCTTTCGGCGCGCATCGGCGACCTGTTCCAGCTGGTCAGCGAGGCGGACTTCATCCGCCAGCTGGCCAATGAAACCATGACCGACGCCGGGCACATCGAACGGGCGCTCAAGGCCAAGGCCACGCGCACCGGGCGCGTGTCGCAGCGGGTGCTCGACGACATGCTCGCCGGCATCATCCTGATCGATACCGAAGGCGCGGCCATCGGCAAGTGCAACGGCCTGACCGTGCTCGAAGTCGGTGACTCGGCGTTCGGCATGCCGGCGAGGATCTCCGCCACCGTCTACCCGGGCGGCAGCGGCATCGTCGACATCGAACGGGAGGTCAACCTCGGGCAGCCAATCCACTCCAAGGGCGTGATGATCCTGACGGGTTACCTGGGCAGCCGCTACGCCCAGGAATTCCCACTGGCGATTTCGGCGAGCATCGCCTTGGAGCAATCGTACGGCTACGTCGACGGCGACAGCGCCTCGCTGGGTGAAGCCTGCACCTTGATCTCTGCCTTGTCGCGCACACCGCTCAAGCAGTGCTTCGCCATCACCGGCTCGATCAACCAGTTCGGTGAAGTGCAGGCAGTGGGCGGGGTGAATGAGAAGATCGAAGGCTTCTTCCGCCTCTGCGAGGCCCGTGGCCTGACCGGCGAGCAAGGGGTGATCATCCCGCGCGCCAACGTCGCCACGCTGATGCTCGACGAGCGCGTGTTGCAGGCGGTCGAGGCCGGGCAGTTCCATGTCTACGCCGTGAGCCAGGCCGACGAGGCCCTGAGCCTGCTGGTGGGCGAGGAGGCCGGCGCCCTGGACGACAAGGGTGAATTCGCCGAAGGCAGTGTCAATGCGCGGGTGGTGGAGCGCCTGCGGGTGATCGCCGAGATGATCAGCGAGGAAGAGATCAAGGAAGCCGAGAAGGAGCGGCTGGAGGAGGTCATCGCCCAGGCCAAGCCTGCCTGA
- the gdhA gene encoding NADP-specific glutamate dehydrogenase codes for MIESVDHFLARLQQRDPAQPEFHQAVEEVLRSLWPFLEQNPHYLEAGILERMVEPERAVLFRVSWVDDQGKVQVNRGYRIQMSSAIGPYKGGLRFHPSVNLGVLKFLAFEQVFKNSLTSLPMGGGKGGSDFDPKGKSDAEVMRFCQAFMSELYRHIGADLDVPAGDIGVGAREIGFLFGQYKRLANQFTSVLTGKGMTYGGSLIRPEATGYGCVYFAEEMLKRQEQRIDGRRVAISGSGNVAQYAARKVMDLGGKVISLSDSEGTLFCEAGLTDEQWDALMELKNVKRGRISELAGRFGLEFRKGQTPWSLACDIALPCATQNELNADDARTLLRNGCICVAEGANMPTTLDAVDIFIEAGILYAPGKASNAGGVAVSGLEMSQNAMRLLWTAGEVDSKLHHIMQSIHHVCVHYGEEADGRINYVKGANIAGFVKVADAMLAQGVV; via the coding sequence ATGATCGAATCCGTCGACCATTTCCTGGCGCGCCTGCAACAGCGCGACCCAGCCCAGCCCGAATTCCACCAGGCCGTGGAGGAGGTGCTGCGCAGCCTGTGGCCCTTCCTCGAACAGAATCCCCACTACCTCGAAGCCGGCATTCTCGAACGCATGGTCGAGCCCGAGCGCGCCGTATTGTTCCGCGTGTCGTGGGTCGATGACCAGGGCAAGGTCCAGGTCAACCGCGGCTACCGCATCCAGATGAGCAGCGCCATCGGCCCATACAAAGGCGGCCTGCGTTTCCACCCATCGGTGAACCTGGGCGTGCTCAAGTTCCTGGCCTTCGAACAGGTGTTCAAGAACTCGCTGACCTCGCTGCCCATGGGCGGCGGCAAGGGTGGGTCGGACTTCGACCCCAAGGGCAAGAGTGACGCAGAAGTCATGCGCTTCTGCCAGGCGTTCATGAGCGAACTGTACCGCCACATCGGTGCCGACCTGGACGTGCCAGCCGGTGATATCGGCGTCGGTGCCCGCGAGATCGGCTTCCTGTTCGGCCAGTACAAGCGCCTGGCCAACCAGTTCACCTCGGTGCTGACCGGCAAGGGCATGACCTACGGCGGCAGCCTGATCCGCCCGGAAGCCACCGGCTACGGTTGCGTGTACTTCGCTGAAGAGATGCTCAAGCGCCAGGAACAGCGCATCGATGGTCGCCGCGTGGCGATCTCTGGTTCGGGCAACGTCGCCCAATATGCGGCGCGCAAGGTGATGGACCTGGGCGGCAAGGTGATCTCGCTGTCCGACTCCGAAGGCACCTTGTTCTGCGAAGCCGGGCTGACCGACGAGCAGTGGGATGCGCTGATGGAGCTGAAGAACGTCAAGCGTGGCCGTATCAGCGAGCTGGCCGGGCGCTTCGGCCTGGAGTTCCGCAAGGGCCAGACACCGTGGAGCCTGGCGTGTGATATCGCGCTGCCATGCGCCACCCAGAACGAGCTGAACGCCGACGACGCCCGCACCCTGCTGCGCAATGGCTGCATCTGCGTGGCTGAAGGCGCCAACATGCCGACCACCCTCGACGCTGTGGATATCTTTATCGAGGCCGGCATTCTCTACGCGCCGGGCAAGGCTTCCAACGCCGGTGGCGTGGCAGTGTCGGGCCTGGAGATGTCGCAGAATGCCATGCGCCTGCTGTGGACCGCCGGTGAAGTGGACAGCAAGCTGCACCACATCATGCAGTCGATCCACCATGTCTGCGTGCATTACGGCGAAGAGGCCGATGGCCGCATCAACTACGTGAAAGGCGCCAACATCGCGGGCTTTGTGAAGGTCGCCGATGCCATGCTGGCGCAGGGCGTGGTCTGA
- the ettA gene encoding energy-dependent translational throttle protein EttA, whose product MAQYVYTMHRLSKVVPPKREILKNISLSFFPGAKIGVLGLNGAGKSTLLRIMAGVDKEFDGEARPMPDINVGYLPQEPQLDASKTVREVVEEAVSVIKDAQARLDEVYAAYAEPDADFDKLAAEQAKLEAILQAADGHNLERQLDVAADALRLPAWDAKIEHLSGGEKRRVALCRLLLSAPDMLLLDEPTNHLDADSVAWLERFLHDFPGTVVAITHDRYFLDNVAGWILELDRGAGIPYEGNYSGWLEAKSERLAQESKQQSAHEKAMKEELEWVRKGAKARQSKSKARLQRFEEMQSQEFQKRSETNEIYIPAGPRLGDKVIEFKNVSKGYGDRVLIDNLSFAMPKGAIVGVIGGNGAGKSTLFRMLMGKEQPDSGSIEIGETVQLACVDQSREDLDGSKTVFQQISDGSDQIRIGNYEIPSRTYVGRFNFKGGDQQKFVKDLSGGERGRLHLALTLKEGGNVLLLDEPSNDLDVETLRSLEEALLDFPGAAIVISHDRWFLDRVATHILAYEDDSNVVFFEGNYTEYEADRKKRLGDAAAQPHRVRHKKLAQ is encoded by the coding sequence TTGGCTCAATACGTCTACACCATGCATCGGCTGAGCAAGGTCGTGCCGCCGAAGCGGGAAATTCTCAAGAACATTTCCCTGTCGTTCTTCCCAGGCGCCAAGATCGGCGTGCTGGGCCTGAACGGCGCGGGTAAATCGACCCTGCTGCGCATCATGGCGGGCGTCGACAAGGAATTCGACGGTGAAGCCCGTCCGATGCCCGACATCAACGTCGGCTACCTGCCCCAGGAGCCGCAGCTCGATGCCAGCAAGACCGTGCGTGAAGTGGTCGAGGAAGCGGTCAGCGTGATCAAGGACGCCCAGGCCCGCCTGGACGAGGTCTACGCCGCCTACGCCGAGCCGGATGCCGACTTCGACAAGCTGGCCGCCGAGCAGGCCAAGCTCGAGGCCATCCTGCAAGCCGCCGACGGCCACAACCTGGAGCGCCAACTGGACGTCGCCGCCGACGCCCTGCGCCTGCCGGCTTGGGACGCCAAGATCGAACACCTGTCCGGTGGTGAGAAGCGCCGCGTGGCCCTGTGCCGCCTGCTGCTGTCGGCCCCCGACATGCTGCTGCTGGACGAACCGACCAACCACCTGGACGCCGACTCGGTGGCCTGGCTGGAGCGCTTCCTCCACGACTTCCCGGGCACCGTGGTGGCGATCACCCACGACCGTTACTTCCTCGACAACGTCGCCGGCTGGATCCTCGAACTGGACCGCGGTGCGGGCATCCCGTACGAAGGCAACTACTCGGGCTGGCTGGAAGCCAAGTCGGAGCGTCTGGCGCAGGAATCCAAGCAGCAAAGCGCCCACGAGAAGGCCATGAAAGAGGAACTGGAGTGGGTGCGCAAAGGCGCCAAGGCCCGCCAGTCCAAATCCAAGGCTCGTCTGCAGCGCTTCGAAGAGATGCAGTCGCAGGAGTTCCAGAAGCGCAGTGAGACCAACGAGATCTACATCCCGGCAGGCCCACGCCTGGGTGACAAGGTCATCGAGTTCAAGAATGTCTCCAAAGGCTATGGCGACCGCGTGCTGATCGACAACCTGTCGTTCGCCATGCCTAAAGGCGCGATCGTTGGTGTGATCGGTGGTAACGGTGCCGGTAAGTCGACCTTGTTCCGCATGCTGATGGGTAAGGAGCAGCCGGACTCGGGCAGCATCGAGATCGGCGAGACCGTGCAGCTGGCCTGCGTCGACCAGAGCCGCGAGGACCTGGACGGCAGCAAGACCGTGTTCCAGCAGATCTCCGACGGTTCCGACCAGATCCGCATCGGCAACTACGAGATTCCGTCGCGCACCTACGTTGGCCGCTTCAACTTCAAGGGCGGCGACCAGCAGAAGTTCGTCAAGGACCTCTCCGGTGGTGAGCGTGGCCGCCTGCACCTGGCGTTGACGCTGAAAGAGGGCGGCAACGTCCTGCTGCTCGACGAACCGTCCAACGACCTTGACGTCGAAACCCTGCGTTCGCTGGAAGAAGCCCTGCTGGACTTCCCGGGCGCCGCCATCGTGATCTCCCACGACCGTTGGTTCCTGGACCGCGTGGCGACCCACATCCTGGCGTACGAAGACGATTCGAACGTGGTGTTCTTCGAAGGCAACTACACCGAGTACGAAGCCGATCGCAAGAAGCGCCTGGGCGACGCCGCTGCCCAGCCGCACCGTGTGCGTCACAAGAAGCTGGCCCAGTAA
- a CDS encoding DUF4105 domain-containing protein, which translates to MLKRLASLALLVSAPLHAAPQIDPARAQQLAATPYWIALGHYETAKLGGWRSYVDDRRFFLAEDGAHHPDLELAATVAALYAPASLGDKHAQCVFPARTRWLREQLALNDLPRPDCQEFNAWYKSIDPHSAALIFPAAYLNSPSSMFGHTLLRIDQSNTRRDDTTLLSYAINFGAYIEGSDNSILYAWKGLMGGYPGLFAMMPYQEKLSEYRSLENRDLWEYQLDLTPEETGRMVEHVWELKQIKFDYFFFDENCSYRLLELLQVARPSLDLTSQFPLTAIPTDTVKAVKQSGLVTDVRYRPSRERELLARAEPLDHAEQQQVLAISADTGHLQSSDFTALPRDRQALVQDAAYRLERYRANGQERDAGQAARSFELLKAINRNPPPPLQIERPGLPEDGHQSRTWQLGVGTREDRAFAEYGLRMAYHDLNDNLYGFPLGAQIEILQLKLRQYEGNDWQVQRLDLATIRSLTPRNALLKPWSWQVAGGLERVPGKHGDEVLVSHVNGGAGGTWQLTDDLLGFALGTARVEHHNDFTEFISPAAGFNGGLLWRNGLGNLTLEAKGDYFTNGEVRRSVSLNQQWEISRDLGLRLSASRQFSQLATAQNEVMLELKWYQY; encoded by the coding sequence ATGCTCAAACGCCTCGCATCCCTGGCGCTACTGGTCAGCGCCCCGCTTCACGCCGCCCCACAGATCGACCCGGCTCGCGCGCAGCAGCTGGCGGCCACGCCTTACTGGATCGCTTTGGGCCACTACGAGACCGCCAAGCTCGGTGGCTGGCGCAGCTATGTGGATGACCGGCGCTTCTTCCTCGCCGAAGACGGCGCCCACCACCCCGACCTGGAGCTCGCCGCCACGGTGGCCGCGCTGTACGCCCCGGCGAGCCTCGGCGACAAGCATGCCCAGTGCGTGTTCCCGGCCCGCACCCGCTGGCTGCGCGAGCAACTGGCGCTCAATGACCTGCCGCGCCCGGACTGTCAGGAATTCAATGCCTGGTACAAGTCCATCGACCCGCACAGCGCGGCGCTGATCTTCCCGGCCGCCTACCTCAACAGCCCGTCGTCGATGTTCGGCCACACGCTGCTGCGCATCGACCAGTCGAACACCCGCCGCGACGACACGACGCTGCTGAGCTACGCGATCAACTTCGGTGCCTATATCGAAGGCAGCGACAACAGCATCCTCTACGCCTGGAAAGGCCTGATGGGTGGCTACCCGGGCCTGTTCGCGATGATGCCCTACCAGGAAAAACTCTCCGAGTACCGCAGCCTGGAAAACCGCGACCTGTGGGAGTACCAGCTGGACCTCACCCCGGAAGAGACCGGGCGCATGGTCGAGCATGTGTGGGAACTCAAACAGATCAAGTTCGACTATTTCTTCTTCGACGAGAACTGCTCCTACCGCCTGCTGGAGCTGCTGCAGGTGGCGCGCCCAAGCCTGGACCTGACCTCGCAGTTCCCGCTGACCGCCATCCCCACCGACACCGTCAAGGCGGTCAAGCAGTCCGGGCTGGTCACGGACGTGCGCTACCGCCCATCGCGTGAGCGCGAGCTGCTGGCCCGCGCCGAACCGCTCGACCACGCCGAACAACAGCAAGTGCTGGCCATCAGCGCCGACACCGGCCATCTGCAAAGCTCCGACTTCACCGCCCTGCCCCGCGACCGTCAGGCGCTGGTGCAGGATGCCGCCTACCGCCTGGAGCGCTACCGGGCCAATGGCCAGGAGCGCGACGCCGGCCAGGCCGCGCGCAGTTTCGAACTGCTCAAGGCGATCAACCGCAACCCGCCGCCGCCTCTGCAGATAGAACGCCCGGGGCTGCCGGAAGACGGCCACCAGTCGCGCACCTGGCAACTGGGCGTGGGCACCCGCGAGGACCGCGCCTTTGCCGAATATGGCCTGCGCATGGCCTATCACGACCTCAACGACAACCTGTATGGCTTCCCGCTCGGCGCACAGATCGAGATCCTCCAGCTCAAGCTGCGCCAGTACGAGGGCAACGACTGGCAGGTGCAGCGCCTGGACCTGGCCACCATCCGCTCGCTGACGCCGCGCAACGCGCTGCTCAAGCCGTGGTCGTGGCAGGTCGCCGGGGGGCTGGAGCGGGTGCCGGGCAAGCATGGCGACGAGGTGCTGGTGAGCCACGTCAATGGCGGTGCCGGTGGTACCTGGCAGCTGACCGACGACTTGCTCGGCTTCGCCTTGGGGACGGCACGGGTGGAGCACCACAACGACTTCACCGAGTTCATCTCGCCGGCAGCCGGGTTCAATGGCGGGTTGCTGTGGCGCAACGGGCTGGGCAACCTGACCCTGGAGGCCAAGGGCGACTACTTCACCAATGGTGAGGTAAGGCGTAGCGTCAGCCTGAACCAACAGTGGGAAATCAGCCGGGACCTGGGGCTGCGGTTGAGCGCTTCGCGGCAGTTCAGCCAGTTGGCCACGGCGCAGAACGAGGTGATGCTGGAATTGAAGTGGTACCAGTATTGA
- a CDS encoding GreA/GreB family elongation factor: protein MSRAFVNEDQAAAQASQPVERRVSDQPNYVTASGLAQLQQRVATLKALHGELLAEGDRADKQRLADTERDLRYFTSRLHSAQVVPAATSTQKVQIGSRVRFVDENGQAHQVQLVGEDQADAVHGLVNWGSPLGRALLGAGPGDEVLWRRPAGDQMIEIIGVEVEG from the coding sequence ATGAGCCGAGCATTCGTCAACGAGGACCAGGCCGCCGCCCAGGCCAGCCAGCCGGTGGAGCGGCGCGTCAGCGACCAGCCCAACTATGTGACCGCCAGTGGACTGGCCCAGTTGCAGCAACGGGTGGCGACGCTGAAGGCGCTGCACGGCGAACTGCTGGCCGAAGGCGATCGCGCCGACAAACAGCGCCTGGCCGATACCGAGCGTGACCTGCGTTACTTCACTTCGCGCTTGCATAGCGCACAGGTGGTGCCTGCCGCCACGTCCACGCAGAAGGTGCAGATTGGCAGCAGGGTGCGGTTTGTCGATGAGAACGGCCAGGCGCATCAGGTGCAGCTGGTCGGTGAAGATCAGGCCGATGCCGTGCATGGCCTGGTCAATTGGGGCTCGCCGTTGGGACGTGCACTGCTGGGGGCTGGGCCAGGGGATGAAGTGCTTTGGCGAAGGCCTGCGGGTGACCAAATGATCGAGATTATTGGGGTAGAGGTTGAGGGTTGA